Proteins encoded within one genomic window of Streptomyces profundus:
- a CDS encoding helix-turn-helix domain-containing protein gives MASETLRDSGRELGAFLQARRARIAPESVGIGGARRRRVRGLRREELAQLAGISVDYYVRLEQGRANQPSAEVLDALAGALRLDHTARAHLVALANRPRAVLPRPAPSPGPITAGLRRVLDGMGELPAVVIDERLQLLAWNALGSALFGRLDEPAVRDRNQARYLLLDPSAKKTFLDWPERCQEVVALLRHAVGRYPEDSQLAELVAELAEHSADFRARWAAGDVRMCGVGSKRFWHPVVGPLELDYETLHVPPLPGRMGQQLQVFSAAPGTEGVEALRRLAEEVNGARGGARDLAVG, from the coding sequence ATGGCGTCGGAGACACTCAGGGACAGCGGCCGGGAGTTGGGGGCCTTTCTCCAGGCACGCCGGGCGCGGATCGCCCCGGAGAGCGTGGGCATCGGCGGCGCGCGCCGCCGCCGGGTGCGTGGCCTGCGCCGCGAGGAGCTGGCGCAGCTCGCCGGGATCAGTGTGGACTACTACGTGCGGCTGGAGCAGGGGCGGGCCAACCAGCCCTCCGCCGAGGTGCTGGACGCGCTGGCCGGGGCGCTCCGCCTCGACCACACCGCGCGCGCCCATCTGGTGGCGCTGGCCAACCGGCCGCGCGCCGTCCTCCCGCGCCCCGCGCCCTCGCCTGGCCCGATCACGGCCGGGCTGCGCCGGGTGCTGGACGGGATGGGCGAGCTGCCGGCCGTGGTGATCGACGAGCGGCTCCAGCTGCTCGCCTGGAACGCGCTGGGCTCCGCCCTCTTCGGCCGGCTCGACGAGCCGGCCGTCAGGGACCGCAACCAGGCCCGCTACCTGCTGCTCGACCCCTCGGCGAAGAAGACCTTCCTCGACTGGCCGGAGCGCTGCCAGGAGGTGGTCGCCCTGCTGCGGCACGCCGTGGGGCGTTACCCCGAGGACAGCCAACTCGCCGAGCTCGTCGCCGAGTTGGCCGAGCACAGTGCGGACTTCAGGGCTCGCTGGGCGGCCGGGGACGTGCGGATGTGCGGGGTGGGGAGCAAGCGTTTCTGGCATCCGGTGGTCGGCCCGCTTGAGCTCGACTACGAGACGCTGCATGTGCCGCCGCTGCCAGGCCGGATGGGGCAGCAGCTCCAGGTGTTCAGCGCCGCCCCCGGCACCGAGGGCGTCGAGGCCCTGCGCCGGCTCGCCGAGGAGGTGAACGGCGCACGCGGGGGCGCGCGCGATCTGGCTGTGGGCTGA
- a CDS encoding M55 family metallopeptidase, translated as MTKILISADMEGATGVTWPADCLPGTPEWQRCRPMLTSDVNAAIAGFLAGGADEVLVNEAHMTMRNLLLEQLDDRAELLTGRHKDLSMVEGVQHGDVDGIAFVGYHTGAGAPGVLAHTYLGNSLTGVFVDGVRASEGLLNTLVAAEYGTPVVLVTGDDLTCEDAKGYAPDAVGVAVKDHVSRYAAICRTPSRTAADITEGATRAAALAVRHAPAEPRPRTVEIDFDAEQLAGAAALVPGVEQIAERRVAYTAPTMYEGIRCFKTVTTMVSAAVEEWYG; from the coding sequence ATGACGAAGATCCTTATCTCCGCCGATATGGAGGGCGCCACCGGTGTCACCTGGCCGGCCGACTGCCTGCCGGGCACCCCCGAGTGGCAGCGCTGCCGGCCGATGCTCACCTCGGACGTCAACGCCGCCATCGCCGGCTTCCTCGCCGGCGGCGCGGACGAGGTCCTCGTCAACGAGGCGCATATGACCATGCGCAACCTGCTGCTCGAACAGCTCGACGACCGGGCCGAGTTGCTCACCGGCCGGCACAAGGACCTCAGCATGGTCGAGGGCGTCCAACACGGCGACGTGGACGGGATCGCGTTCGTCGGCTACCACACCGGAGCCGGCGCGCCCGGGGTGCTGGCCCACACCTATCTGGGGAACTCCCTCACCGGCGTCTTCGTGGACGGGGTGCGCGCCAGCGAGGGCCTGCTCAACACGCTGGTCGCCGCCGAGTACGGCACCCCCGTGGTGCTGGTCACCGGGGACGATCTGACCTGCGAGGACGCCAAGGGCTACGCCCCCGACGCGGTGGGCGTCGCGGTCAAGGATCATGTCTCCCGCTATGCGGCGATCTGCCGCACCCCCAGCCGCACCGCGGCCGACATCACCGAGGGCGCCACCCGCGCCGCCGCCCTCGCGGTGCGGCACGCCCCGGCCGAGCCCAGGCCGCGCACCGTGGAGATCGACTTCGACGCCGAACAGCTGGCCGGCGCGGCGGCGCTGGTCCCCGGCGTGGAGCAGATCGCCGAGCGGCGCGTCGCCTACACGGCGCCCACCATGTACGAGGGAATTCGCTGCTTCAAGACGGTCACCACCATGGTGTCCGCCGCCGTGGAGGAATGGTATGGCTGA